Proteins from one Deinococcus apachensis DSM 19763 genomic window:
- a CDS encoding winged helix-turn-helix transcriptional regulator: MTSAPPAFCPVYRAIGVLQEKWVLHIVRALLDGEKGFNELARAVGGCNSATLTQRLEHLESLSLIAKRTEDTQGKLARSVYSLTPAGRELQGVINAIDTWAREHLGEEQIEVARLA; the protein is encoded by the coding sequence ATGACATCCGCACCCCCTGCCTTTTGCCCGGTCTACCGGGCCATTGGGGTGTTGCAGGAGAAATGGGTGCTGCACATCGTCCGCGCGCTGCTGGACGGCGAGAAGGGCTTCAACGAACTCGCCCGGGCCGTGGGCGGCTGCAACAGCGCCACCCTCACGCAACGCCTGGAACATTTGGAGAGCCTCTCGCTGATCGCCAAGCGCACCGAGGACACCCAGGGCAAGCTGGCCCGTAGTGTCTATAGCCTCACGCCCGCTGGGCGCGAACTCCAGGGCGTCATCAACGCCATCGACACCTGGGCGCGCGAACACCTGGGCGAGGAGCAGATCGAAGTCGCCCGCCTGGCATGA
- the crtI gene encoding phytoene desaturase family protein, which produces MPQTKRKTALIIGSGFGGLSLGIRLQSLGFDTTILEKLDGPGGRAYQKRTPDGYVFDMGPTVITVPHFIEELFALERDKGMLAEPDYPAHVLTGERVREGESGGPRTREYVQLVPILPFYRIYFDDGTYFDYDGDPDSTRRQIGALAPGDLAGYERFHADARAIFERGFLELGYTHFGDPATMLRVVPDLLKLDAVRTLFSFTSKYFQSPKMRQVFSFETLLVGGNPLSVPAIYAMIHFVEKTWGIHYAVGGTGALVRAFVQKFEELGGRIEYGAEVEEILVTDDRGRPVRAPLGKRVARGVRLKNGQERHADIVVSNGDWANTYLNLVPSHARLVNTDLRVKAARQSMSLLVIYFGFRDDGRPLDLRHHNIILGPRYEELLREIFGQKVLSADFSQYLHVPTLTDPDLAPPAHHAAYTLIPVPHNGSGLDWEAEGPKLVDKVLAFLEERAYIPNLRERLTHLEYITPDYFEGTLDSYLGNAFGPEPLLAQSAYFRPHNRSEDIRNLYLVGAGAQPGAGTPSVMMSAKMTARLIARDFGIHPSVRDGVPQGKAELPDRASEDREPAVVSP; this is translated from the coding sequence ATGCCCCAGACCAAACGCAAAACCGCCCTCATCATCGGCTCGGGCTTCGGCGGCCTGAGCCTCGGCATTCGGCTGCAAAGCCTGGGCTTCGACACGACCATCCTGGAAAAGCTGGACGGACCGGGCGGGCGGGCCTACCAGAAGCGGACGCCAGACGGCTACGTGTTCGACATGGGGCCGACCGTGATCACCGTGCCGCACTTCATTGAGGAACTGTTCGCGCTGGAGCGGGACAAGGGAATGCTGGCCGAGCCCGACTACCCCGCCCACGTCCTGACGGGCGAGCGCGTCCGGGAAGGGGAGAGCGGCGGCCCCAGGACCCGCGAGTACGTGCAGCTGGTGCCCATCCTGCCCTTCTACCGCATCTATTTCGACGACGGCACGTATTTCGATTACGACGGCGATCCCGATTCGACGCGGCGGCAGATTGGGGCCCTCGCGCCTGGCGACCTCGCGGGCTACGAACGCTTCCACGCGGACGCGAGGGCCATCTTCGAGCGCGGCTTCCTCGAACTGGGGTACACGCACTTCGGCGACCCGGCGACCATGCTGCGCGTCGTGCCGGACCTGTTGAAACTCGACGCCGTCCGCACCCTCTTCTCCTTCACCAGCAAGTATTTCCAGTCGCCCAAGATGCGGCAGGTCTTCTCCTTCGAGACGCTGCTCGTGGGCGGCAATCCCCTCTCCGTGCCCGCCATCTACGCGATGATCCACTTCGTCGAGAAGACCTGGGGCATCCACTACGCGGTGGGCGGCACCGGGGCACTCGTGCGCGCCTTTGTCCAGAAGTTCGAGGAACTCGGCGGGCGCATCGAGTACGGGGCGGAGGTGGAGGAAATCCTGGTGACGGACGACCGGGGGCGGCCTGTGCGGGCGCCACTCGGGAAGCGGGTTGCCCGTGGCGTACGCCTGAAGAACGGCCAGGAGCGCCATGCCGACATCGTGGTCAGCAATGGCGACTGGGCGAACACGTACCTCAACCTCGTGCCCTCCCACGCCCGCCTCGTCAACACCGACCTGCGGGTGAAGGCAGCCCGCCAGAGCATGAGCCTGCTCGTGATCTACTTCGGCTTCCGCGACGATGGCAGGCCTCTCGACCTGCGCCACCACAACATCATCCTGGGGCCGCGCTACGAGGAGTTACTGCGGGAAATCTTCGGGCAGAAGGTGCTGAGCGCGGACTTTAGCCAGTACCTCCACGTGCCCACCCTGACCGATCCTGACCTTGCCCCCCCCGCCCACCACGCCGCCTACACCCTGATTCCCGTCCCCCACAACGGGAGCGGCCTCGACTGGGAGGCGGAGGGGCCGAAGCTGGTGGACAAGGTTCTCGCCTTCCTGGAGGAGCGCGCGTACATCCCCAACCTGCGCGAACGCCTGACTCACCTGGAGTACATCACGCCGGACTACTTCGAGGGCACGCTGGATTCCTACCTCGGCAACGCCTTCGGTCCCGAGCCTCTTTTGGCACAGAGCGCCTACTTCCGCCCCCACAACCGCTCGGAGGACATCCGCAACCTCTACCTCGTCGGCGCAGGGGCCCAGCCCGGTGCGGGCACCCCCAGCGTGATGATGAGCGCCAAGATGACGGCCCGGCTGATCGCGCGCGACTTCGGGATTCACCCCAGCGTGCGCGACGGCGTGCCACAGGGAAAGGCGGAATTGCCGGACCGGGCCTCCGAGGACAGGGAACCAGCGGTGGTCAGCCCGTAG
- a CDS encoding phage holin family protein has product MQEEHKSMGGALVDVFDAALTLVKTEVRALLRQVGNVAKAKGIGVVLLLASVGPLVLGLIFLILAVFYGLIRLGLGAWAAALLIALVAFALTGALIMIGLRRLGTEVPRDDEEQRPNRPLTEDEQLEAQYQAEQAAKRQGASSGSGGSVSTQSSTYQSGTQARTAVNLSTGETRPLSSGARSSGSLTSSTGSVGGDTRHPSSEPGGVQGSMGQGGGVATDTPDQRQNVRSDGLQHTGTAANATAAQMEQDRQRGVVRPGFDTSGFTSGDPGVNASDRGAGVKTPLTERFGESQGTALRGTDAGEVRLPVYEATEDGEPQVYGSGLNKKLDGSETHDAGAGGHSGHNKPDPNIQRPVVLKDEPGIEVSTAPTFQEDMKKEGY; this is encoded by the coding sequence ATGCAAGAAGAACACAAGAGCATGGGGGGGGCGCTGGTCGACGTGTTCGACGCGGCGCTCACGCTCGTCAAGACTGAGGTCCGCGCGCTGCTGCGGCAGGTGGGAAACGTCGCCAAGGCCAAGGGCATCGGCGTGGTGCTGCTGCTCGCGTCGGTCGGCCCGCTGGTGCTGGGCCTGATCTTCCTGATCCTGGCGGTGTTCTACGGCCTGATCCGGCTGGGGCTGGGGGCCTGGGCCGCTGCCCTGCTGATCGCCCTGGTGGCCTTCGCACTGACCGGCGCTCTGATCATGATCGGCCTGCGGCGCCTGGGCACGGAGGTTCCGCGCGACGACGAGGAACAGCGCCCCAACCGCCCCCTGACCGAAGACGAGCAGCTTGAGGCCCAGTACCAGGCCGAGCAGGCGGCGAAGCGGCAGGGGGCTTCCTCGGGCTCCGGCGGTTCCGTGTCCACCCAGTCCAGCACCTACCAGTCGGGCACCCAGGCCCGGACCGCCGTCAACCTGAGCACCGGGGAGACCCGGCCTCTTTCCTCCGGCGCCCGCTCCTCCGGCTCACTGACCTCCAGCACGGGGTCCGTGGGTGGGGATACCCGGCACCCCAGCAGCGAGCCGGGAGGCGTGCAGGGCAGCATGGGGCAGGGCGGCGGCGTCGCGACCGACACCCCCGACCAGCGCCAGAACGTGAGGAGTGACGGCCTGCAACACACTGGCACCGCCGCCAATGCCACCGCCGCCCAGATGGAGCAGGACCGGCAGCGCGGGGTTGTGCGTCCGGGGTTCGACACCTCCGGCTTCACCTCAGGCGACCCGGGCGTGAATGCCAGCGACCGGGGGGCGGGGGTCAAGACACCGCTCACCGAGCGCTTCGGGGAGTCGCAGGGCACCGCACTGCGTGGCACCGACGCGGGCGAGGTGCGCCTGCCCGTGTACGAGGCGACCGAGGACGGCGAGCCGCAGGTGTACGGCAGCGGCCTGAACAAGAAGCTCGACGGCTCGGAGACGCACGACGCGGGGGCCGGGGGGCACAGTGGCCACAACAAGCCCGACCCCAACATCCAGCGCCCGGTCGTGCTGAAAGACGAGCCCGGCATCGAGGTCAGCACGGCGCCTACCTTCCAGGAAGACATGAAAAAGGAGGGGTACTGA
- a CDS encoding alpha/beta hydrolase: MTATSWEPSGWETGAPVRGYVWKAAQPRAAVLLTHGLGEYAGRYVDRYSRLIPELVGAGFEVYACDLRGHGQSEGRRAVVDVSQLVEDHLLARETLRGQGLPVFAFGHSLGGLITAASASHDPRGLGGVILSSPALLIGEDQPAWIKMIAPVLAKVAPTARVTDLGTDHLSRLADEVSAYRADTNIHQGKVAVLTAASMLRLSRELWAHYGRWTLPTLVIHGTADRITDPNGSRRFVEAIPVSDKTLHLVEGGYHELLNDEGREEALGWILGWLRGRTGAGTRV; encoded by the coding sequence ATGACCGCGACAAGCTGGGAGCCGTCCGGCTGGGAGACGGGTGCGCCCGTCCGGGGCTACGTCTGGAAAGCAGCCCAGCCCCGCGCCGCCGTCCTGCTCACGCACGGCCTGGGAGAGTACGCGGGCCGGTACGTGGACCGTTACAGCCGCCTGATCCCGGAACTGGTGGGGGCGGGCTTTGAGGTGTACGCCTGCGACCTGCGCGGTCACGGCCAGTCGGAGGGGCGGCGAGCCGTCGTGGACGTGTCCCAGCTTGTGGAGGACCATCTGCTCGCCCGGGAGACGCTGCGGGGTCAGGGTCTCCCCGTCTTCGCCTTCGGGCACTCGCTGGGGGGCCTGATCACGGCGGCGAGCGCGTCGCATGATCCGCGCGGGCTGGGTGGGGTGATCCTCTCCAGCCCCGCCCTGCTGATCGGGGAGGACCAGCCCGCCTGGATAAAGATGATTGCTCCTGTACTGGCGAAGGTCGCGCCCACGGCCAGGGTCACGGACCTGGGAACGGACCATCTCTCCCGGCTGGCGGACGAGGTCAGCGCGTACCGGGCCGACACGAATATTCACCAGGGCAAGGTGGCCGTCCTGACCGCCGCCTCCATGCTGCGCCTGAGCCGCGAGTTGTGGGCACACTATGGACGCTGGACGCTGCCCACACTGGTCATCCACGGGACTGCCGACCGCATCACCGATCCCAACGGCTCGCGGCGTTTCGTGGAGGCCATTCCCGTCAGTGACAAGACGCTGCACCTGGTGGAAGGCGGCTACCACGAACTCCTGAACGACGAGGGGCGCGAGGAGGCGCTCGGCTGGATTCTGGGCTGGCTGCGGGGGCGGACGGGGGCGGGGACGCGGGTCTGA
- a CDS encoding phytoene/squalene synthase family protein: MTRQHSQTFYLGSRFFPARQRAAVWAVYAACRAGDDIVDEGEGTSAERELVEWWTRVRAAFAGEPGPHPVDTALAWAAAHWPIPLAAFEELHEGLKMDLHGHPYRTRDDLDLYCRRVAGVVGFMIAPICGYSGGERTLHHALRLGQAMQLTNILRDVGEDLERGRVYLPHALLGEYGVTRAMLEGGTVTPEYRALMRHLSDLAREWYAEGRQGIPCLHGSARLAVQAAARSYEGILDDLARGDFDNFRRRAHVSGTRKLLMLPQAWWELRGAVVRA; the protein is encoded by the coding sequence GTGACACGGCAGCACAGTCAGACCTTCTACCTGGGGTCGCGCTTCTTTCCGGCCCGGCAGCGCGCGGCCGTATGGGCCGTCTACGCCGCCTGCCGGGCCGGGGACGACATCGTGGACGAGGGGGAGGGCACGAGCGCCGAACGCGAACTCGTCGAGTGGTGGACGCGGGTGCGAGCGGCCTTCGCGGGCGAACCGGGTCCCCACCCCGTGGACACGGCGCTCGCCTGGGCCGCTGCCCACTGGCCCATTCCCCTCGCCGCCTTCGAGGAGTTGCACGAGGGGCTGAAGATGGATTTGCACGGCCACCCTTACCGCACCCGGGACGACCTCGACCTGTACTGCCGCCGGGTGGCGGGCGTGGTGGGCTTCATGATCGCGCCCATCTGCGGCTACTCGGGCGGTGAGCGCACCCTGCACCACGCCCTGCGGCTTGGCCAGGCAATGCAGCTCACCAACATCCTGCGTGACGTGGGTGAGGACCTGGAGCGCGGCCGGGTGTACCTCCCCCACGCGCTGCTCGGCGAGTACGGCGTGACGCGCGCCATGCTGGAGGGCGGCACGGTCACGCCCGAATACCGCGCGCTGATGCGCCACCTCTCCGACCTCGCCCGCGAGTGGTACGCCGAGGGCCGGCAGGGCATTCCCTGCCTGCATGGCAGCGCCCGCCTCGCGGTGCAGGCCGCCGCCCGCTCGTACGAGGGGATTCTGGACGACCTCGCTCGCGGCGACTTCGACAACTTCCGCCGCCGCGCCCACGTCAGCGGCACCCGCAAGCTGCTCATGCTTCCGCAGGCGTGGTGGGAACTGCGCGGGGCCGTGGTCCGGGCGTGA
- a CDS encoding metal ABC transporter permease, with protein sequence MDWLTDPLQFGFFVRALAAVVLVSVLCALVGAWVVLRGLSYIGDAMSHAVFPGIVGAFLAGSNLLFGALVAAVLTALGIGAVGRRSGLKQDSAIGIVFVGMFALGVVMLSRAPTFTTDLSNFLIGNPLGVSPGDLWGALAVTLVVGALLTAVQKELLLASFDPTEARAIGLPVRRLESLLLILIGLVVVLTVQLVGTTLSVSLLITSSAAARLLARSLQKMILLAAGLGTVGGVVGLYLSYYLDTAPGATIVLVNTAIFLLTLIFRRRE encoded by the coding sequence ATGGACTGGCTCACCGACCCCCTCCAGTTCGGCTTCTTCGTGCGGGCGCTGGCCGCCGTCGTGCTGGTCAGCGTGCTGTGCGCCCTGGTCGGCGCGTGGGTGGTGCTGCGCGGCCTGAGCTACATCGGGGACGCGATGAGCCACGCCGTCTTTCCCGGCATTGTGGGGGCGTTTCTGGCGGGCAGCAATCTGCTGTTCGGGGCCCTTGTCGCCGCCGTGCTCACCGCCCTGGGCATCGGCGCGGTGGGGCGGCGCAGCGGGCTGAAGCAGGACAGCGCCATCGGGATCGTCTTCGTGGGGATGTTCGCGCTCGGCGTGGTGATGCTCTCCAGGGCGCCGACCTTCACGACCGACCTGAGCAACTTCCTGATCGGCAATCCTCTCGGGGTTTCGCCGGGCGACCTGTGGGGGGCACTGGCCGTCACGCTCGTCGTCGGGGCGCTGCTGACCGCCGTGCAGAAGGAACTCCTGCTCGCGTCCTTCGACCCCACTGAGGCGCGGGCCATCGGGTTGCCGGTGCGGCGGCTGGAGAGCCTGCTCCTGATTTTGATCGGGCTGGTGGTGGTCCTGACGGTACAGCTCGTCGGCACGACCCTGAGCGTGAGCCTGCTGATCACCTCCAGCGCCGCCGCCCGGTTGCTGGCCCGCAGTCTCCAGAAGATGATCCTGCTCGCGGCCGGGCTGGGCACCGTGGGCGGCGTGGTCGGGCTGTACCTCAGCTATTACCTGGACACGGCGCCGGGCGCGACCATCGTGCTGGTGAACACCGCGATTTTTCTGCTCACGCTGATCTTCAGGCGGCGGGAGTGA
- a CDS encoding nitroreductase family protein translates to MTATTTRTLPVSEAIETRRSIRKFVQEPMNQDDLREILRLASLAPSANNVQTWRFAVVQNKELQARLQEAAFGQAQVSNAPAVIVVYSDMEDTLANAEETIHPGMGEEQIKVRAARFRQQFEAQDSVQRGQWALTQANLAFAFLMLAARGLGYDTVPMLGFDPQKVKELLGLPEHVQFAGLLPIGKRAEEGFPHHRHSIDRITKFY, encoded by the coding sequence ATGACCGCGACCACCACCCGCACCCTCCCCGTCAGCGAAGCCATCGAGACCCGCCGCAGCATCCGCAAGTTCGTGCAGGAGCCCATGAACCAGGACGACCTGCGCGAGATTCTGCGCCTGGCGAGCCTCGCGCCCAGCGCGAACAACGTGCAGACCTGGCGCTTCGCCGTGGTGCAGAACAAGGAGCTTCAGGCCAGGCTTCAGGAGGCTGCCTTCGGACAGGCCCAGGTGTCGAACGCCCCGGCCGTGATCGTGGTGTACAGCGACATGGAGGACACGCTGGCGAATGCCGAGGAGACCATCCACCCCGGCATGGGCGAGGAGCAGATCAAGGTTCGCGCCGCCCGCTTCCGTCAGCAGTTCGAGGCCCAGGACAGCGTGCAGCGCGGCCAGTGGGCGCTGACCCAGGCGAACCTCGCCTTCGCCTTCCTGATGCTCGCCGCCCGCGGCCTGGGCTACGACACCGTGCCCATGCTGGGCTTCGACCCCCAGAAGGTCAAGGAACTCCTGGGCCTGCCCGAGCACGTGCAGTTCGCCGGGCTCCTCCCCATCGGCAAGCGCGCCGAGGAAGGCTTCCCGCACCACCGTCACAGCATCGACCGCATCACCAAGTTCTACTGA
- a CDS encoding ABC-F family ATP-binding cassette domain-containing protein, with protein MLLQLSGVARGFGDRTVFSGVDLEIGAGERLALIGENGSGKTTLLRVMAGLDAPDAGAVTRRGRVALLAQHAEMGAGTVLEAVMPEDLRRTQAELEAASTRLNEGSEDALLAFADAEEAYRNAGGYDFEVRAAAVLSGLGLEGGMGAARLSGGQMRRVLLARLLLSPADVYLLDEPTNHLDAEGAAWLEEWIGASNAAFVLASHDRAFLDAVAQDTAELERGRLTVYPGGYSEAMRLKATLREAQARDYEAYRRKRAALDEERRRQASIGGVEENRRRARDNDKFLSSHKAGRAQQIHSARAKAMQKQIDRLDEGAAEKPFQDRRILRLDLPPAPPGPAEVLTVRDLGVERSGRLVLSDVRLDVRRGDRIALTGPNGGGKSTLLSALLGGLPHTGEVRWGPGLTLYAAGQHGEELAGLGTVGEALLDANPALTPHQLYEIGAQVGLPGGPDFPLSGLSGGQRTRLSLARLGATRAQVLVLDEPTNHLDIRAIEALEGLLLAFPGTVLLASHDRALVDRVATRVWHVAGGGVTEGQIPPAQPTRALFPGL; from the coding sequence GTGTTGTTGCAACTCAGTGGGGTCGCGCGGGGATTTGGCGACCGGACGGTATTCTCCGGGGTGGACCTGGAGATCGGCGCGGGCGAACGGCTGGCGCTGATCGGCGAAAACGGCAGCGGGAAGACGACCCTGCTGCGGGTCATGGCGGGCCTGGACGCGCCGGACGCGGGAGCAGTGACGCGGCGGGGCCGGGTGGCCCTCCTCGCGCAGCATGCCGAGATGGGGGCGGGAACGGTGCTGGAGGCCGTGATGCCGGAGGACTTGCGCCGGACACAGGCGGAGCTGGAGGCCGCTTCAACCCGGCTGAATGAGGGCAGCGAGGACGCCCTGCTGGCCTTCGCTGACGCGGAGGAAGCCTACCGGAACGCGGGAGGCTACGACTTCGAGGTGCGGGCGGCGGCGGTGCTGAGCGGCCTGGGGCTGGAGGGGGGCATGGGTGCGGCGCGGCTCTCGGGCGGGCAGATGCGGCGCGTGCTGCTGGCCCGGCTGCTGCTCTCCCCCGCCGACGTGTACCTGCTCGACGAACCGACGAACCACCTCGACGCGGAGGGGGCGGCCTGGCTGGAGGAGTGGATTGGCGCCTCGAACGCCGCCTTCGTCCTCGCCAGCCATGACCGCGCGTTTCTGGACGCGGTGGCGCAGGACACGGCGGAGCTGGAACGGGGACGGCTGACCGTCTATCCCGGCGGCTACTCGGAGGCGATGAGGCTCAAGGCCACCCTGCGGGAGGCGCAGGCGCGGGACTACGAGGCGTACCGCCGCAAGCGCGCGGCGCTGGACGAGGAGCGGCGGCGGCAGGCCAGCATCGGCGGGGTGGAGGAAAACCGCCGCCGGGCACGGGACAACGACAAGTTCCTGTCCAGCCACAAGGCGGGGCGGGCGCAGCAGATCCACTCGGCCCGGGCGAAAGCCATGCAAAAGCAGATCGACCGGCTGGACGAGGGGGCGGCCGAGAAGCCCTTTCAGGACCGCCGCATCCTGCGCCTGGACCTGCCCCCCGCCCCTCCCGGTCCCGCCGAGGTGCTGACCGTCCGCGACTTGGGGGTGGAGCGCAGTGGGCGACTGGTGCTGTCTGACGTCCGGCTGGACGTGCGCCGGGGCGACCGCATCGCTCTGACCGGGCCGAACGGCGGCGGGAAAAGCACGCTGCTCTCGGCCCTGCTCGGGGGGCTTCCGCACACGGGCGAGGTCCGCTGGGGACCCGGCCTGACCTTATACGCGGCGGGCCAGCACGGCGAGGAACTGGCGGGCCTGGGGACTGTAGGAGAAGCATTGCTGGACGCCAACCCGGCTCTGACGCCCCACCAGCTCTACGAGATCGGGGCGCAGGTCGGCCTGCCCGGCGGGCCTGACTTCCCGCTCTCAGGCCTCTCGGGGGGGCAGCGTACCCGGCTCAGCCTGGCCCGGCTGGGCGCCACGCGGGCGCAGGTGCTCGTGCTGGATGAACCCACCAACCATCTCGACATCCGGGCGATTGAGGCGCTGGAAGGACTTTTGCTCGCCTTCCCCGGCACGGTGCTCCTCGCCAGCCACGACCGCGCGCTGGTGGACCGGGTGGCGACGCGGGTGTGGCACGTCGCAGGGGGTGGGGTGACGGAGGGGCAGATACCCCCGGCTCAGCCGACCCGTGCCCTCTTTCCCGGGTTGTGA
- a CDS encoding OsmC family protein — MADIARKASAHWTGDLRSGQGTVSTGSGVLRDAQYSFKTRFENGAGTNPEELLAAAHAGCFTMQLSALLAGHGHDPQDLRTEATCEMVREGQGFKISTMRLNIRGRVGNIDQAEFERHVEQAAQMCPLSRVMQGNVEIIHEAVLEQPVGS, encoded by the coding sequence ATGGCAGACATTGCACGCAAGGCCAGCGCCCACTGGACGGGCGACCTCCGCAGTGGCCAGGGCACCGTCAGCACGGGGAGCGGCGTTCTCCGGGACGCGCAGTATTCCTTCAAGACCCGCTTTGAGAACGGCGCAGGCACCAACCCCGAGGAACTGCTCGCCGCTGCCCACGCGGGTTGCTTCACCATGCAGCTTTCCGCGCTCCTGGCGGGCCACGGCCACGACCCACAGGACCTGCGGACCGAGGCGACCTGCGAGATGGTACGCGAGGGCCAGGGCTTCAAGATCAGCACCATGCGCCTCAACATTCGCGGCAGGGTCGGCAACATCGACCAGGCCGAGTTCGAGCGGCACGTGGAACAGGCCGCCCAGATGTGCCCCCTCAGCCGCGTGATGCAGGGCAACGTGGAGATCATTCACGAGGCGGTGCTGGAGCAGCCGGTAGGCTCGTAA
- a CDS encoding class I SAM-dependent methyltransferase, translating to MNPVSSPRQSQENLNPELGLTPAQRSNLWPMTALGYAAWRARSITWLSGQPFPLEREAKLFLGLCRPRPGEFWLDAGTSTGFYAGVLARAGCRVLAADLSAPMLAGARRREGEGNIDWYLTNLEASGLPEASFDGVTVGATLNETHDPARFLAEMSRLTRPGGQLWLMYLGRTGGPLQRLLSLPALGGLTFPDPAWVARQLPGWTRTDWLRAGAVVFERYVKVAT from the coding sequence ATGAACCCCGTGAGCAGCCCGCGCCAGAGCCAAGAAAACCTGAACCCCGAGCTGGGGCTCACCCCGGCCCAGCGCAGCAACCTCTGGCCGATGACGGCTCTGGGCTACGCGGCGTGGCGGGCACGGTCTATAACGTGGCTCTCGGGGCAGCCTTTCCCGCTGGAACGTGAGGCGAAGCTGTTCCTCGGTCTGTGTCGTCCCCGACCCGGTGAGTTCTGGCTGGACGCGGGCACCAGCACCGGGTTTTACGCAGGCGTACTTGCCCGAGCGGGCTGCCGGGTCCTCGCCGCCGATCTCAGTGCCCCCATGCTGGCCGGGGCGCGGCGGCGGGAGGGGGAGGGGAACATCGACTGGTACCTCACCAACCTGGAGGCGAGCGGGTTGCCGGAGGCGAGCTTTGACGGGGTGACGGTCGGCGCGACCCTGAACGAGACGCACGATCCGGCCCGCTTTCTGGCGGAAATGTCCCGGCTGACGCGCCCCGGCGGCCAACTCTGGCTGATGTACCTGGGGCGGACGGGCGGCCCCCTCCAGCGCCTCCTCTCGCTCCCGGCCCTGGGTGGCCTGACCTTCCCCGACCCCGCCTGGGTGGCACGGCAACTCCCGGGCTGGACACGGACGGACTGGCTGCGGGCCGGGGCGGTCGTGTTCGAGCGGTACGTGAAAGTTGCGACCTGA
- a CDS encoding Fur family transcriptional regulator: protein MTATRSTRQRDVIARVLDGAEGPLAVGDVLARAQADLPGLGVATVYRTLKLLTEQGRIHPVTLDGETRYEATGRGHHHHFSCTRCGRVFTLHTCPVALPRGTVYPGGFIVEAHEVTLYGQCPACAAAPASG from the coding sequence ATGACGGCGACCCGCAGCACCCGCCAGCGCGACGTGATCGCCCGCGTTCTCGACGGTGCGGAGGGGCCTCTCGCCGTGGGGGACGTGCTGGCCCGCGCGCAGGCCGATCTGCCGGGGCTGGGTGTGGCGACCGTGTACCGCACCCTCAAGCTGCTCACCGAGCAGGGCCGCATCCACCCCGTTACGCTCGACGGCGAGACGCGGTACGAGGCCACCGGGCGGGGCCACCACCACCACTTCTCCTGCACCCGCTGCGGGCGGGTCTTCACCCTGCACACCTGCCCGGTCGCCCTGCCGCGCGGCACGGTGTATCCCGGGGGCTTCATCGTGGAGGCACACGAGGTGACGCTCTACGGGCAGTGCCCGGCGTGTGCGGCGGCCCCGGCCTCCGGTTGA